TCAACAACCATCGTGAGGCGAACGACCGACGGTATCAACGGAAGCTCAGTCACTTCTGTCCTCAGATAACCTGCCGAGGCTGTTTGTGCTTGAGCTCCGATCAGGGAGTAGACCGCTGATCTCGATTTGTCACTTCCGACTCGAGTAGTCGTAATTCCCAGCCCACTATATTGAGTCGTCGAAACGACGGCACCAGACCTGCTCTCGTCAGTCACCTCGACATCCACTTCGATCGTGAGTGGGTGCTCTCCTTGGTATCCAAACGGCAATCGGACAAAGTCATCGACGCCGTCGAATGACAACGCATATTCGCCGTTCTCAGCGGAGGGGGGATTCAACAACGATTGAATCGTTTCAGCCGGGCTGGCGGTCCATGACCTGCCCCCTTCAACCGCGTCCATTCGGTAAATTAGTATCTGCCGAATTCATGCCTATTTGAAGGGAGATTTCTTATGCCTAAAAGAAGATTCACGCCAGAGCAGATCATCCAGCACCTCCGTTTCGCGAAGAGGCTGGATGATCTGCTCGCATGTGTTAAAGATTCATGCGGGCAAGGTGCAGGAGTCCATCAATTCACCCGCTTACGCTTTACCCCCTTCGTTCTCGGCTGATTGATCGTCTCTGTTCAAACAATTGGCCTGGCCGATCAAGGACGATTCCCCACGAAAACCAGCGACTCGACGACGTGGCGGATAGCCACCGGTACTTGGTCGGGGGCGGAAAGTATGGGTGCGTGTGCTTCCAATTGAACAACCTGTCCTTGCCGTTTCACTGCAATTGCGTATCGCAGGAAGCGTTGGGGGCCTTCCGACGGAACCGAAATAAAGGCGAACTCGGCGTCTCCGGTTTTCCAGCGGCCTGACTTGGCTTCTGGATGGACCATCTGGTGGCGTCGAATAAATTCGTCCAGCGGCACACGATCGGCCGGCAAGGGTGGGTCGGCTAGGCAATGCAACGTGTAATTGCCGTTAAACGACACAATCGTGGCAACGCCGTTGGCCATCACGACTGGCGGCTTCCACGAGATCGGAATCCGCAGCTGGAAGCCTTCTTTGGCGTGCGAATAGGTTTGGTACAAGGAATCACCCTGTGGGTTGTGTCCCAGGGCGATTGTAGCACGGAGACGCTGCATGCCGCGGACGAAGATTACTTCGACCCGTTCGCCAGGCTGGCAACTCAAGAAGGAAGCCTCGAAGTCTTCGTAGGTCAATACCTCGACTCCACGAAACTGAACGATGTGGTCCCCGATGCGCAACCCCGCCCGCTGTGCCGGTCCTCCTGCATGTACGACGGTGACCACCGCCCCGGTCGGCGATTCAACATTCAGTCGATGGGCTTCTGGCGTTCCAGCAGATGTAGCACGCAAGCCGATCAATGGAACAGCTCGAGGGGCGGGCGGGCCTACCGGGATCGGCGGTGCGGGTTGCTGCGGAGGTTGCACATCAGTAGGCGGGTTCGGTGCAGTCATGCCAGGGGCGGACGGGGGCAAGGAATCGCTCCCGGTTCCGACCGCATTCGGTTCAATAACCGCCGACATCAGTTGACCAGTGCGTTGAAACTTGACGAGCACTTCCTTACCGCCCGGATGGGCTTTCAGCCAGGACAGCAGGTCGCTGCTCTGAGTGACCCGGGCGTCATCGATGCGGAAGATCACGTCACCTGGCTTTAGCCCTGCCACCTCCGCCGGTCCATTTTGCAGAACGACGCTTACGACCGCTCCTCCGGCCGAGGAGACACCCAGGTCGCGGGCAATCTGCGAGTTGACCTCGGTGACCGTCAGGCCCAAACGGCTCGACTCGATCGACTTTCCAGAATTCGTAATTGGGGGAGAAACGGAGATGCCCATTGTATCTTCCGAGGACTCTCGGAATGCGACCAGCGGATTCTCCAGGTATGCAATTGTCGGCTGTTCCTGGCCACCGGTCAGCCAAAGTTGGCCAGTCGGGGCAAATTTAATGCGCTCGAGATGGGTAAGTCCGCTGAGTATGCCCAACTCTTGCGATCCCAAAATGGCCGTAAAGTGTCCTTCCGAATCGAGCGCGTACAACCCCCGCGGAAACGTTCCACCGGAACTGAAGGCGATGCTCTTAAGCCACCTTCCCTTTCCCGTCTCGAAGAGGACCTCGCTGCGGCTTTCGCGAATGGCCAGGATAGTACTCCCCAATTCGGCCGTGGGAGGCATCGACTTTTGGTCGAGTACAAACAGCGTTTGCGACTCTGCGTCCCATGCCATCTCCATAGGAACGATCGGTGGAGGACCATCCTGGATCAGCGGGACCGGTTCGTCCTTGTTAGATGCAACCCGAAACACGTTGCGGCGATTTGTGTCGGTTAGCAGCCAGCCAAATTCTTCGATCCAGCAAAGATCCGTGATGTCGCCGAAGTTGACTTTCTCGTTCCAAAGTTGCGGCTCTTCGTTATCAGACGCTGGATAGACACCCCCGAACAAATTTCCACCTTCCGGCCAGAAGTCGACCGACACCATCAGCATTCCATTGGGATCGAACATGCCTGCCTTGCGGTTGAGCCCCGCCAGGACTGGGGCCTCCAGCACCAGCGAGCTGGGACCGGAAGGGGCAACCTGCACGAGTTTGGACCGGTCTCGGGTAGCCGAAAATACGTATGCATTACCCTGTGAATCAGTGAATAAACCACCAATCGGGAACGGGGATCGCCACTGACGCACGGCAATATCCTGCGGTGCCTTAATCGGCTTGGCTTCTTCCGTTTCGATGAAGACATCGGGGGAATCTGGAACGAATTCTGGGGCGGCGGTTGCACTTAAGCCATCGCAAATCCGCTCGATTCGGACGGTCGCATGAAGTTCGGTCGACACGGTTGCCTGCGCGTTATTCCCGATAAAGGCATAGAGATAAACTGGCTGGTCAAATGCTTGCTCGTAGCTACCGACAGGTTCCCATTGTCCCTCACGCCACAAGCTGGTCTCGATCGCCGGGCCGCGGCGAATCAGGCGGAGCCAGCCTTGATCGGGAAATGGATCCACTGCGCGTTCGCGAAAATTATTCCATCCCCTGTTTACCATCAAGTCGGAACGGACCATCGGGCCGACTTTCCCATCGTTACGGAAAAAGCCGACGTATGCCTGATTCGACTGGTCCATCGCGTCGAGACCGATCGAAAACGCCCGCGCCTGGCCGGGCTGATGATTCCATGTTCCGATGTCGTAACACACAACCACCTCGGTGTTCCCTACCAGCGGTTGGCGATAGTACGCTAACGCCTCACCCAATTCGGAACCATCGAGCGAAAGGGCCACCTCGTCCTCCTTCGGTTCGATGGTTCCCGAATAGGCGACGGGAAGCCACGGCGAGACGCCCGGTACACTGCCCGAGCGAAGTTCCAACCGGTGGAGTTTGCAGACCAGCGGCTCGTTGACCAGGCCGTCGTTGGCAACCCGCTTCAGCGTCAGTCCCGCCCAAACCATGGGATGGGTGTCGAACACCTCGCGTCCAGCAAGGTTCCAGTGTCGGCCATCCTCGCTCCATGAGGTTTGCCAGACGTTCCCCTCGCGAGTCAGTCGCATGAATATGCGGCCGTTATCCGGGGCCTTCGCTGACTTATCCAACGTGCGCCCAAACAATGGAAGCCGCTTGTCATTGTTCGACTGCATCCAGCCTCCTCCCAACAGGCGATAGTCGGCTGTCGGTCCGGATGCCATCTGCTCAGCGTGCCAGCCTTGGAGTGAGGTGGGTGAATAGAGCAGGAACTCGGCGATGGCAAAATTCAATCCCTCGCAGTGAACCTCGAGTTCGGCATCCAGTTGAAAATCGCCCGTCACGGGATGCAGCAGCCGCGGGGCGGTTGACGTGTTCTGCCAAAACTCGTTTCCATTGGGAACCGTAATCGTAGCTACACCTTCCGCCAGCGATTCAACCTGCACGTCCTGGTCCGGGTCTTGCCATAGCCAGCCGTCCCCCCAAGTCTCGCCATCGAAACGGCCCTTCCAGGTTCCGTCAGGCTGATCGACGGTTTGGAACACGGGAATTTCCAGGGCTGGCACACCTGCGTAGAGCAGTCCCGGATCAATTGAAGTGTCGAAGGCGACTGGTTCTCCGGCCGGTAAGACAATTTCCTCCCCTGCGCTGAGCTTGTGCTGGCCGGATCCGGAAATCTCGACACTCCCCGAGTAAACGCGAATCAAGGCCGATTCGCCGCGATGTTCCAGTTCAAAGTCAGTCCCAACAGGGTGGACGACGTAATTGAATTTCGATTCGGCTGGTTGTTCCTCCTTGCCGCGGAGAGATAGGGTAAAATCGAAGCCCGGTTCGTAGAAACCGCGTTTTGTGGGGTCAGGCTTTTCCTCGTGGCGACTGGTGACGCGAATTTTTCCGCCTTGAACGTCCCAGCGGTTTCGCGCCTGGTCGTCTGCGGCCAGCTTGAAAGTCAAGTCCGTATTCGGCCCCGCCCAAATTCGCGAGAGGGGCGTGGCCAGCCACATCTGACCCTGGGGATCGGTCACCAGGCGGTCTCCATCCGAGACCGTGTAGGGAGGAACAAGGTCAGTCGTCGCGTACGTTTCGAGGATCTCGACGCTGCCGCTGTACTGCTGGTCAAACTGGCCGCCGGTCAGGGGACCGCTACCTCCGGCCGCGCCGCAGGTGACGATCAATCTCCCCTGGCAGGGCCAAGTCCCTTCCCCTTCGTGCTCTGCTTTGGGCTCGCGACCGATCCGTCCCCCCACCGAAACAACCGTCATCGCAGGGCCGTAGTCGTCGCCGATCTTCGGCTGAAATTGAACGAGCAGTTGCGTGTCCGCGTTGGACAGACTCCAAACGTTCTTGGCTGGTGGCGAGACCTTCAAATGGGCCTGAAGTTTTCCCGCACTCGGTACTTCAAAGGTGCCGTACTCGTGGGGTGGATCGAACTGGTCAATCTTCTCTTCCCATTTACCCGACACCGCGGTCACCATCTGGTGCCCTCCCACGCGGAATTCGAATTTGCCTCGCGTTAGTTTTGCGCCGCTGGCGGAATTCACCATGATGCGATCCCAGCGAAACGGCTTCCCTTTTGCAAATCGGCCTTGGTTTTCACACGCTTCCCGGCAGATATCGCGATAGACGCCGAGGCGTCCTTGGACTTCTTTAATCTCTGCCTGAAGGCCGCGGAGTCGATGCCGTTGGCGTTCCAGGTCAGTGATCTTGTCTCGCGACACCCCGGTTAGGACCAAGAGGTTGTTCTTAACCCCCAGTTCGACGTCGGTAGCCATCCGGTCGTACATTGCGGCCAAGCGACGGTAGTGCTCCACCTTACCGATCCCGCCGATTGTTTCCCGTTCGACGGCCGCCACGTCATACCCAGTCAGGATATCTGGGTCCATCCCCAGCATCGCCTCCGCAGCCACCGCTCGGGCATGCTGCTGCTGACGGACGAAGTCTTGCTGCTGGGCGTAACGAGGATTGTCGCGGCGCTTTTTCCATTCGGCGGAACCAGGGGCTGGGTCCATGAAGGGGTCGTACTCGTCAAGGAACGCCGAATGAAGTTGCCGCAGCCGAGTCCTCAGGTCGGAATAGAGAGCTGAGTTCGGGTTCATAGCACCTGCCCCGGAGCGGTGACTTTCCAGTAGACCAATGATCTCCTCGCATGTTTCAACATGCGAGACGAGTGTCCGCATTTCACCGGTGACCTTGTCTCGTTCGACCGTTGTATGGTCAATGAAGTTCTGCGTGGATTGCTGGTAGCCAGGGTCGCCTGGCTGCCTTTTCTGGCTTTCCTTCCAGGTCGCCAGGCTTTTATCCAGGTCGGCGGCTTTCGACATCAGGTGGTTGGCCTGATCCTGTGCCGAGTGAACGTACGACTTGAGCCGGGTGATCCGCCCCTGGTCGCGGAGATGGTTTTCGCGGCGGTTCCGGTCGACCATTTCGCGATATTGTCGTTGGGCTTTCTGGAGCTTGTTCTGGGCAATGAGGCTCGACCATTGCCCTTCCAGAATGTTGCCTAGCGTGGTTTCCGCTATGTCGTTGCACACGTCCCGAGATCGTTCGAATTGCGTCTTTTGCCACTCAGCCAGTGCGGCCACTTCCATGAGAAGCGGGTCGTATTTCGCGAGATCGACTTCGTTGCCCTGACCTGTTCGTGTGCGTCGCAAGGCATCGCGGACGGCCTGATACTCGCCCCACAGCTTTTCGGTTTGCTCCTGTCGGCGTCCCCCCAATTCTTCCAGTTCCTTGCTCAACGCATCAATTTCATCCGACAGCCGTTGGTCCTCCTGTTGCGTGTGAGCAATCACTTGCTCTAGAGTTTCGGCGTTGCCGCACCAGTTGTTGGTCAGCGCCGGGAACGCAGGAGGTGGTTCCCCGTGGGCCAAGCCGACGCAGAAGAGAAGCATGGCCAGACTGGTCACTAGCGCAAATCCCTGTGAAATGCGGTGGGTCCCGTCGGTTGCGATTAGAACATGCATTTCGTAGGGCCCGTTGGGCTCCCTGCGATCGATTGCTGCCGCTTGTCGTGCACCAGGCTGGGGGTTCATGGCTGGTTTCCTTTCGTCGTTAGTCCACCTCTGCGCAAATCGTCAAATTCCGCTTGAAGCTGTTCCATCTCACGCATGATTTGCTGGACTTTCTCGATCACCTCGGCATTCGGATTGGTGATTGTCCCAATCTCCGACTGAAGCGTCTTCAGTTCCTCTCTCTTCTGTTCCATCTTTTGCAGGATTGCCCCTTCCTGAGCGAGCATTTCAGGCGTGACGATTGGTTCGACCGCGAGAATACCTGGCGGTAGCGCGGTAGCCTGACTCTCAACCGGCTTTGCATCGATCGGATCGGCGGCGACCGGCGAAGAAGTTTCCTGGACCACGGCGAACGCGCTTTGGCGGAATTCCGGTTCGGCGTGCGGCATCGCCTCGACAGCCGTTCTCCACAGCGACGGCACAACCAGCGCCACAATCAGCACGGCGAAGATAACCGCAATGATCCAACCTATGCGTGTCGGTTTGTAATCGGAGTTTGTACGCATGATTTCACGGGCCGACGGATCAACTGGCACATGGTGGGTATCAAGCCAAGCCAGAAAAGACCGCGCCCCATATAGCCCTGCCCCAGTAAAACGGAAGGATTGCCCCTGTTTCGTGGCAATCGCGAACCCGGGATCAGACTGTTCCAACAGGATCGCCGACGAACCGGCCCGCCAATTGAAGATCGTGATAACCCATGCCAAATTCCTCAGCCAAGCGGGTGCCTGCAGCATGTGAGACCCCACGGTTTCGATCTCGTTGGCCGGCACGTACGTCGGCTGGCAGCCCCACGTTTCGATCCATGCACCGTGCTCATCCCATGTCACGCGTCGAGTCTGGTACCACGTAGTAATGACGAACATCGAAGCGAAAAGCCCCGCCATGCCCCACATGACTACAGTTATTGGCAGCCAGTCGAGCTTCAGCGGAGAGCCCCCCGTATCGCTGGCGATCAGGAATGGAAGACCAAAGAACATTCCCGAACCGAAGGCGGCTAGCAGGTCAGGTAGCCAGCCAGCGGCGCGGGCCTCGTAAAACATCGCCGTCCCTTCCGGGCGCGGGCGGCGAGGAAACCCAATGTAAAACAGTAGCCCGAATATCAACGTGGCTGCACCGTATGTGCGATAGGGGTAAGCAATATGCAAAGGGGCACAGCGGAGGAGGTCGCTGGGGCTGACTTGAACAACGTTTAGATAATGCGGCTGGGCGCTTGTCTCGACCGGATCGATTCGCACGTAACTCTGCACGGATCCGATGGGCCAGTTGTCAGCCAACTGAGTCAGAGGCCCGGCCGACCGTTTGAGGTAAACAAATTCACGGCAATGTTCGACACCACGGCAAGCAGCCCAGGCAGAGGAAGGAGAGTTATCAGAAACAGTCGCTGACACATCATTCCAAAGCCCTTCCCAGTCGGGACCGGACACGATGATGAGCCTCCCCTCCGTTTCATCAGCAATGAATTCCTCGAGTGTTCCGCGGGTGTTTTCGGCCAGATCGACCCCTTCGACCGCCTCGCTGCCCAGATAGGCGGACATCATCCCTGTAATTTGCCGAGATTGCTGCCGCTTGGATTCGACCTCATGGTGCCAGTCGACGGGCTCAACGCGGTAAAGATCGCCGCCCTGGATCAGGCACAAGGTGATCCCGCCATAAAGGCAAACAGCTGTCAAGATCCGACGAATGACTTCACGCATGATAGTCACCCCCTTTAACTTCAATATACTCCTAAATCCACGTTACTCCAGGGGATCTCGAGTGCCTTCTTTTGCCCTGCGCGTCGCGGAGCGTTACCTTGAATGAGCGGTTCCATACACCGACTTAAAGACCAGCCAAACACGGCATCCAATCGAAATGCCCTACCTGAGGAACCACGAAGCGGCGGGCGATCTGGTTCAACAAATCGAAGATGCGAGAGACGTTGAACCGCGGACGCAAAAGGGTCTGAAGTTGAGCGTGTGAAAGCATCAAAGAAGCAAGGGACATCCGGTCAATAGTACCCGTCGTTTGGCGGTGATGTCTCCTTATCAGCAATTACAATTGCCCAAGCCTGGAATCCGACCAGTTACCCTGCGCAGGCCTACTACGACTGCCGAAAGAAACGTGACGGTCTTTAGTTGGTTCAAGCTTTTAGATTCCATAGCAAGATTCAGTTGGGTTTCTTGCTCTGGACCGACTGTCAATGATACATGCTGCCCCCGAAAGGGGGCACTCTATTTCACCTAAGCACCAGTTCGCGTCTGCCTCACTCTAACAAGCCCAACACCCTATGAACCCAGCAACTGCGGCTGTTGCAGCTTGAAACAACGCATCTGTGTTTGCTAAGCTTTATACCGAATACCTCCTTCTAATCCCCCTCGATCGGTACGGACCTTCATTGTTTGATGAATGTGCGTTCCGGTTCTCAGTGACCGTGGAATTTATGCTGCGTTCTAACTTCATTCGAGATTCCGTATGGCCATTTCTGTTCATTCTATTGGCTTGTCCCCTGGCCGCGGAGCAAGCGAATGTCCCCGAAGACAACCGTGACGAGCCAACGGACAAAGTCGACAAGATTCTAGAGGGACACTCATTCCACGGTGACGTGTTCAATGAGGGGCCTCGCCAGAAGGCTTATCTCATGGGTGGGACGGGGCAGGTTCAATTTCCGATTAGCACGGCCGATCCCGTGGTGCAAAAGTTCTTCGACCAAGGCCTAGGTCAGTTTTACGGGTTCTGGTATCTCGAAGCTGAACGTTCCTTTCGACACGCGGCATCACTTGATCCAGACTGCGCAATGGCATACTGGGGAGCCGCGATGGCCAACCTCAAAAACTTGGATCGTGCGAAAGGCTTCCTAGAAGAAGCGGTCGCGCGTAAAGACAACGCTGATGAGCGCGAAAGGATGTATATCGACGCCCTCAACGCCTACGTCAAATTCGACAGCAAAGAAAAGGAGAAGAGAAATGATTCCTACACCAAGTCGCTCGAGAACATTCTCCTGAAGTACCCAGATGATCTCGAGGCGAAGGCCCTGTTGGCGTTGCACTTGTATGAAGCGAAGTCGTCGAGTACGAGTTATTTCGCCGCCAATGCGCTGCTCGAGGACATCTTTGAAGTCGAGCCCATGCACTCTGCGCATCACTTCCGTATCCATTTCTGGGACAGGCGGCAACCTGAGATGGCTCTTGGTTCTGCAGCCCTTTGTGGTCAGTCCTCACCAAGCATCGCTCACATGTGGCACATGCCTGGGCACATCTATTCCCGGTTACATCGATATCACGATGCAGCTTGGCAGCAAGAGGCTTCGGCGAGGGTCGACCATGCCCACATGATTCACGATCAGGTCATGCCGGATGAGATTCACAATTTTGCCCATAACAACGAGTGGCTCATTCGTAACTTGATTCATATTGGACGGGTTCACGATGCGATTGATTTGGCCAAGAACATGATCGAACTTCCACGCCATCCTCGCTACAACACCCTTGCCAAGAACGGAAGCACAACTTTCGGCAGACAACGATTGTTTCAAGTTCTCCGAACCTATGAGCAATGGGATGTTCTGATCGACTTGGCAAATTCAACCTACCTTGAGCCAACCGATGACGAGAGTGAACAAATTAAACGTCTTCGCTATCTCGGCTTGGCGTATTTTCAAACAGGAAACACGGAAGCCGGCAAGGCTCAAATCGCGGAGCTCGAGCGCCGCTTGGAAACGCTAAAGGCCGAGGCAGATTCCCTCACGGAAAGCCCAAGTGAAGACACCGATAAGGAAGAAGGCAAGAAATTAGCAGAAAAGGCTCGCAAGGAACTTCAGTCGAAAACCAAGAATCTCGAAACAGCCATCAAAGCTCTGAAAGGGCACGAGGCGATCGCGAATCA
The Blastopirellula marina genome window above contains:
- a CDS encoding PDZ domain-containing protein, with the protein product MNPQPGARQAAAIDRREPNGPYEMHVLIATDGTHRISQGFALVTSLAMLLFCVGLAHGEPPPAFPALTNNWCGNAETLEQVIAHTQQEDQRLSDEIDALSKELEELGGRRQEQTEKLWGEYQAVRDALRRTRTGQGNEVDLAKYDPLLMEVAALAEWQKTQFERSRDVCNDIAETTLGNILEGQWSSLIAQNKLQKAQRQYREMVDRNRRENHLRDQGRITRLKSYVHSAQDQANHLMSKAADLDKSLATWKESQKRQPGDPGYQQSTQNFIDHTTVERDKVTGEMRTLVSHVETCEEIIGLLESHRSGAGAMNPNSALYSDLRTRLRQLHSAFLDEYDPFMDPAPGSAEWKKRRDNPRYAQQQDFVRQQQHARAVAAEAMLGMDPDILTGYDVAAVERETIGGIGKVEHYRRLAAMYDRMATDVELGVKNNLLVLTGVSRDKITDLERQRHRLRGLQAEIKEVQGRLGVYRDICREACENQGRFAKGKPFRWDRIMVNSASGAKLTRGKFEFRVGGHQMVTAVSGKWEEKIDQFDPPHEYGTFEVPSAGKLQAHLKVSPPAKNVWSLSNADTQLLVQFQPKIGDDYGPAMTVVSVGGRIGREPKAEHEGEGTWPCQGRLIVTCGAAGGSGPLTGGQFDQQYSGSVEILETYATTDLVPPYTVSDGDRLVTDPQGQMWLATPLSRIWAGPNTDLTFKLAADDQARNRWDVQGGKIRVTSRHEEKPDPTKRGFYEPGFDFTLSLRGKEEQPAESKFNYVVHPVGTDFELEHRGESALIRVYSGSVEISGSGQHKLSAGEEIVLPAGEPVAFDTSIDPGLLYAGVPALEIPVFQTVDQPDGTWKGRFDGETWGDGWLWQDPDQDVQVESLAEGVATITVPNGNEFWQNTSTAPRLLHPVTGDFQLDAELEVHCEGLNFAIAEFLLYSPTSLQGWHAEQMASGPTADYRLLGGGWMQSNNDKRLPLFGRTLDKSAKAPDNGRIFMRLTREGNVWQTSWSEDGRHWNLAGREVFDTHPMVWAGLTLKRVANDGLVNEPLVCKLHRLELRSGSVPGVSPWLPVAYSGTIEPKEDEVALSLDGSELGEALAYYRQPLVGNTEVVVCYDIGTWNHQPGQARAFSIGLDAMDQSNQAYVGFFRNDGKVGPMVRSDLMVNRGWNNFRERAVDPFPDQGWLRLIRRGPAIETSLWREGQWEPVGSYEQAFDQPVYLYAFIGNNAQATVSTELHATVRIERICDGLSATAAPEFVPDSPDVFIETEEAKPIKAPQDIAVRQWRSPFPIGGLFTDSQGNAYVFSATRDRSKLVQVAPSGPSSLVLEAPVLAGLNRKAGMFDPNGMLMVSVDFWPEGGNLFGGVYPASDNEEPQLWNEKVNFGDITDLCWIEEFGWLLTDTNRRNVFRVASNKDEPVPLIQDGPPPIVPMEMAWDAESQTLFVLDQKSMPPTAELGSTILAIRESRSEVLFETGKGRWLKSIAFSSGGTFPRGLYALDSEGHFTAILGSQELGILSGLTHLERIKFAPTGQLWLTGGQEQPTIAYLENPLVAFRESSEDTMGISVSPPITNSGKSIESSRLGLTVTEVNSQIARDLGVSSAGGAVVSVVLQNGPAEVAGLKPGDVIFRIDDARVTQSSDLLSWLKAHPGGKEVLVKFQRTGQLMSAVIEPNAVGTGSDSLPPSAPGMTAPNPPTDVQPPQQPAPPIPVGPPAPRAVPLIGLRATSAGTPEAHRLNVESPTGAVVTVVHAGGPAQRAGLRIGDHIVQFRGVEVLTYEDFEASFLSCQPGERVEVIFVRGMQRLRATIALGHNPQGDSLYQTYSHAKEGFQLRIPISWKPPVVMANGVATIVSFNGNYTLHCLADPPLPADRVPLDEFIRRHQMVHPEAKSGRWKTGDAEFAFISVPSEGPQRFLRYAIAVKRQGQVVQLEAHAPILSAPDQVPVAIRHVVESLVFVGNRP
- a CDS encoding peroxiredoxin family protein, giving the protein MLRSNFIRDSVWPFLFILLACPLAAEQANVPEDNRDEPTDKVDKILEGHSFHGDVFNEGPRQKAYLMGGTGQVQFPISTADPVVQKFFDQGLGQFYGFWYLEAERSFRHAASLDPDCAMAYWGAAMANLKNLDRAKGFLEEAVARKDNADERERMYIDALNAYVKFDSKEKEKRNDSYTKSLENILLKYPDDLEAKALLALHLYEAKSSSTSYFAANALLEDIFEVEPMHSAHHFRIHFWDRRQPEMALGSAALCGQSSPSIAHMWHMPGHIYSRLHRYHDAAWQQEASARVDHAHMIHDQVMPDEIHNFAHNNEWLIRNLIHIGRVHDAIDLAKNMIELPRHPRYNTLAKNGSTTFGRQRLFQVLRTYEQWDVLIDLANSTYLEPTDDESEQIKRLRYLGLAYFQTGNTEAGKAQIAELERRLETLKAEADSLTESPSEDTDKEEGKKLAEKARKELQSKTKNLETAIKALKGHEAIANQDFQKGYELLKGASDVDSVYLAKVQWQSGDHDAATKALRKIVDSSKNEVYPLAALVEILWLSGKEVECKSAFDQLRQLSAQIDLDIPQFARLTPISKELGFMDDWRIRWQVADDVGERPSLDSLGPFRWYPSQAPNWALNDVQGKQHASTDFQGKPYVVIFYLGSGCLHCAEQLQAFAPRVTEFEEAGLGMLAISTDDPKTLKQSIENYDEVGLPIPLVSDEPLNVFKAFRVYDDFEAQPLHGTFLIDGNGKVRWQDISYQPFMDPGFVLAEAKRLLSQDADPRAN